The genomic region GCGGCCAGCCCGTTGACCCAGAGCGCGTTGACCTCCACCGGCTTGCCGGTGCGCGGGGTGACCGGCACCCCGTACACCCGGGCGTCCATCCAGGTCAGCGCGGTCTCCGGCGCGCCCTGGGTGAGCAGCCCGTCGGCCGGGTCGACCCCGATGCCGTACCGGGTGCCGGCCACGTGCGCGTCGACCACCGCGCGCAGCGCCGGCAGCAGCTCGTCGCCGAGGTCGGTGTCCCCGGTGACGGTGACGTGCCGGCTCACCGCGTGCAGGAACCACAGGGTGCCGTCGACGGTGTTGTACTCCACCCGGCCGGTGTCGGCGGTGTTCGCGAGCATCCCCTGCGACAGCGTCGCCGCGTACGAGCGCAGCAGCGCCCGCCCCAGCTCGGCGCGGTTGGTGCAGAGGAAGAGCCCCTCGTACGAGGTCATCGTGTCCCGCGACCAGGCGCCGAACCACGGGTAGCCGGCGACCACCTCGGCGGGCGCGTCGTCGGTGCGGACCACGAACGCGTCGGCGGCCAGGGCGAGGGTCGCCTCTACGTCGTCGGCGGGCTTCGCCGCGGCCACGACCTCCCGGTTGCGCCGCCGGGCCAGGGCCACGATCTCGGTTGCCGGCGGCGGCTCCGGTGCCGGGTCGTGCTTCCAGGCCAGCACCGAGAGGGTGTCGCCGGGCCGCTCCAGCGCGCCGGAGAACCGGCCCGCGTACCAGAGGTCCTCGTTCGGGTGCAGCCCGCGGGCCGCCTCCTCGCGGTGGTGCACGCCGAGCCACCACTGGCCGGTCGGGGTCCAGTCCGGGCCGGCGAGCCGGAACGCGCCCTCCACGACGGCGCCGCCGTCGACCGGCTCCACCCGGGGGGTCGGGCCGTCGGCCCGGCGCTCGCCGTGCGCGTCCCGCCAGGTGCAGGCCGCCGAGAGGTCGAGCCGCACCGGGCCGCCGGAGACCAGTCGGTGCACCACCGCCACGCAGGACCGGCCGTGGAGCATGGCCACTTCCCGCTCGATCACCACGTCACCGATCCGCCACCGCCACCGGGGCACCCCGTCGACGAGCGCGAACTGCTCCAGCAGCTCGAATCCGCGCGGGTCGACGTCACCGGAGGACCACTCGTGCGCGCCGAGGCGCACCTGCGCGCCGGAGGGGAGCCGCACGGCCGGGTCGAGGCTGACCAGTCCCACCCATCGGGACGCGGGCGTGTCACCGGCGACCACCAGCAGGCCGTGGTAGCGCCGGGTCCGCAGGCCGCTGACCGTGCCCATGGCGTAGCCGCCGAGGCCGTCGGTGACCAGCCACTCCCGGGTCGCGCCGCCGCTGAGCCGCGTGCAGACCTGGGGGCCGAAGCGAATATTGATCAACTTTCCTCCACCACCGGCGGCGTGCCGCACGCCACGACGAGAATGGCTGCTGTGGTCAAGTACCCGACGGGCGTCGAAGATGTGCAGATGATCACTGATCGTTCGTCCTCCGACGCGCCGGCGCCCGACGCCGAGCGGATCCGGCTGGCCCAGGCCGACTCCGGGGAGCAGGACTGGCGCGCATGGGGTCCCTATCTGTCCGAACGGGCGTGGGGAACGGTACGGGAGGACTACAGCGAGCACGGTACGGCCTGGGACTACTTCCCGCACGACCACGCGCGGTCCCGAGCGTACCGATGGAACGAGGACGGCATGGCCGGCGTCTGCGACGACCGGCAGACGTTCTGCTTCGCGCTCGCGCTCTGGAACGGCACCGACCCGATCCTCAAGGAACGGATGTTCGGCCTCGGCGGCGACGGAGGCAACCATGGGGAGGACGTCAAGGAGTACTGGTGGTACGAGGACTCCACCCCGACGCACTCGTGGATGCGCTGGCGCTACCACTACCCCCAGGCCGCCTTCCCGTACGACGAGCTGGTCGCGGTGAACGCGCTGCGCGGCCGGGACGACACCGAGTACGAGCTGGTGGACACCGGGATCTTCGACGACGACCGGTACTGGGCGGTGAGCGTCGACTACGCGAAGGCGTCGCCGACGGACCTGTGCATCGTGGTCACCGTGGCCAACCGGGGTGACCGGGCGGCCACCCTGCACGTGCTGCCCACCCTGTGGTTCCGCAACACCTGGGCCTGGGGGCTGCCCGGCGCCGACCGGCTGCCCCGGCTGGTGGGTGAGGGCTCGCGGCTGGTCGGGGAGCACTGGGTGCTCGGCCAGGTGCTGCTGGAGGGGGACGGGACGCCGACGCCGCTGCTCTGTGACAACGACACCAACGCCGAGCGGCTCTGGGGGCTGCCCGGCCGGTCGCCCTACCCGAAGGACGGCATCAACGACCACGTCGTCAACGGGGCGGCCACGGTCAACCCGGACCGGGAGGGCACCAAGGGCGCCCTGCACTACGTGCTGGACGTGCCGGCCGGCGGGCAGCGGCAGATCCGGCTGCGGCTGACCCGTACCGCGACACCGCCCGCCGACGGCCCGGTGCCGGCCGCCGATCTGGGCGACGGTTTCGACGCGGTGGTCTGGGCCCGACGGGCCGAGGCGAACCGGTTCTTCGCCGGGGTCGTCCCGGCCACGGCGACGGCGGACGAGGCGCTGGTGGCGCGGCAGGCCATCGCCGGGCTGATGTGGGGCAAGCAGTTCTACCACTTCGACGTCAAGCGGTGGCTGGAGGGAGATCCGGGCTCGTCGCCGCCGCCGGCCGGGCGCCGGCACGGTCGCAACAGCCACTGGTGGCACATGACCAGCTTCGACGTCATCTCCATGCCGGACCCGTGGGAGTACCCGTGGTACGCGGCCTGGGACCTCGCCTTCCACTGCGTGAGCATCGCCCGGGTCGACCCGGCGTTCGCCAAGGCGCAGCTGCTGCTCCTGCTCCGCGAGTGGTATCTGCACCCCAACGGGCAGATCCCCGCGTACGAGTGGGCGTTCGGCGACGTGAACCCGCCGGTGCACGCCTGGGCGGCGCTGAAGGTGTTCGAGATCGACGGCGGCCGGGACCACGAGTTCCTGGCCCGGGTGATGCACAAGCTGCTGCTCAACTTCACCTGGTGGGTCAACCGCAAGGACACCGGCGGCAACAACGTGTTCGAGGGTGGCTTTCTCGGGCTGGACAACGTCGGGCCGTTCGACCGGTCCGCGGCGCTGCCGGTGGCCGGTGTGCTGGAGCAGTCCGACGGCACCGGCTGGATGGCCATGTACGCGCTCAACATGCTCGACATCGCCATAGTGCTGGCCGAGCACGACCACACCTGGGTCGACACCGCCACGAAGTTCTTCGAACACTTCACGTACATCGCCGCCGCCGCGTACTCGCAGGGGTTGTGGGACGACGAGGACGCGTTCTTCTACGACGTGCTGCGGCTGGCCGACGGCACGAAGGTGCCGCTGAAGGTGCGCTCGGTGGTCGGCCTGCTGCCGTTGGCCGCCGTCACCCGGGTCACCGCCCGGACCCTGCACCACCTGCCCGAGCTGGGCGCCCGGCTGCGCTGGTTCCTCACCAACCGGCCGGAGTACGCCGAGGTGGTCGGCACCCGACGGCTCGGCCCGGACGGCCGGCAGCAGCGGTTGCTGTCGATGGTCGGCCCGGAGCAGATGGTCCGGCTGCTGGCCCGGATGCTCGACGCCGACGAGTTCCTCTCCGAGTACGGGCTGCGCACGCTGTCGCGGGCGCATCTGGACAAGCCGTTCGCGGTCACCCTCGGCGGGCAGGAGTTCGCCGTCGGCTATGAACCGGCCGAGTCCACCAGTGGTCTGTTCGGCGGCAACTCGAACTGGCGTGGCCCGATCTGGATGCCCACCAACTTCCTGCTGATCAGCGCGCTGCGCGACTACGCGGCGTTCTACGGCGACGATCTCCAGGTCGAGTACCCGACCCGCTCCGGGGTGAAGCGGACGTTGAACGAGATCGCCGACGACCTCTCCGCCCGGCTGATCGCGCTGTTCACCCGGGACGGCTGGGGCCGGCGGCCGATCTACGGCGCCTGCCAGATCTTCCAGACCCACCCGGACTGGCGGGACCTGATCGCCTTCCCCGAGTATTTCCACGGCGACAACGGGGCGGGGCTGGGCGCCTGGCACCAGACCGGGTGGACCGCGCTGGTCGCCGACCTGATCCTCACCCTGCGCCGCTGACCGCCACGCACGCGGGCCGAACAGTCGACAGCCCGTCACGACCCGGCCATGGGTGGTCACCGACACTACGATCGGGCAGGTGTCCGAACCTGCCGACGCGGGGGCCGAGCGCGACCTCATCGTCGCGGTCGCCCGCCGCCTCGCCGAGGCCGAGGGGTGGGCGGCGGTCAGCCCGCGCCGGCTGGCCGAGCGCGCCGACCTGACCGTCGCCGAGGTCTACCGGCACTTCGCCGACCGGGAGGCGATCGCGGCGGCGGTCGCGGTGCGCGGCTTCGCCGAACTCGCCGCGACGATCGCCGCCGCCCGCACGCCGGGCGCCGACCGGGCGCGTGGTGCCTGGCCGGGCGTGGTGACCGCCTACCTCGACTTCGCGTACGCCAATCCCGAGGTGTACGACGCGATGCTCGCCCACACGCCGGACCTGACCCTCGGCGCCGTCCCGGTGCCGGCCGCGCCGCAGGCCGCGTTCGCCGAGCTGCGGGCGACCCTCGCGCCGCTGGCCGGCGGGCGGGACGTGGACGTCCTCGCCGAGGTCGGCTGGAGCGTGCTGCACGGCGTGGTCATGCTGACCCGCGGCGGGCGGCTGCGGCCGGCGGGGCAGGAGGAGCGGGAGGCGATGATCGCCGAATCCCTGTTCGACCGGTCGTGACGGCATCGGGGCGAGTCGGGACGGTGTGCGGCCAAAGTCGGTGGGCCGGCCGGCCGGCGTGCCATAGAGTGCCGGCCCGGGACAGCCAGTCGGGTGAAGGGACGGGACGGGATGACGCTCGACGGGGAGGGCCGCCGCCGCGGACAGGTGCTGGTCTTCGACGCGGACGACACGCTCTGGGAGAACAACGTCGTGTTCGAGCGGGTGATCGACGACTTCCTGGCGTGGCTCGACCACCCGACCCTCGACCGGGGCGAGATCCGCGCGATCCTCGACGACATCGAGCGGGCCAACGCGGTGGCGCACGGCTACGGCAGCAAGGTGTTCCTGCGCAGCCTGGGAGAGTGCCTGGAACGGCTGCGCGAGCGGCCGGCGACCGACACCGAGCGGCATGAGATCGACCGGCTGGCCGTGGCGCTGGTCGAGCACCGGATCGAGCTGATGCCGGGGGTGGCCGAGGCGCTGGACGAGCTGGCCGGCCGGCACGAGCTGCTGCTGCTGACCAAGGGCGAGCACGAGGAACAGCAGCGCAAGCTGGACACGTCCGGGCTGCTGCACCACTTCCGGGCCGCGCACATCGTCCGGGAGAAGGACGCGGAAACCTACCGGTGGCTGGTCCGTGAACACGGCATCGACCCGGCCGGCGCCTGGATGGTCGGCAACTCCCCGCGCTCCGACATCCTCCCGGCGCGGGCGGCCGGCCTGAACGCCGTCTTCATCCCGAACGAGAACACCTGGGTGCTGGAGGACGAGGAGCTGGACCCGACCGATCGGGGCGTGCTGCGCCTGGCCGCCTTCCCCGACCTGCTCCGGCACTTCTGACCCGGCCCACCCTGCGGCAGCGCCACCACCTCGACCACGAACAGCGCTGGTGACATCGGTGTCGTTACGCCGACATGCCGCTTTTCGACCTTGAGATCAATCACCGTCCTCCGGCTCCGGCGCTGCTTGTCCGGCCTGCGCGGACGCACCTAGATTGAGCCGGCGCCCGCGCCCCTTTCGGGGTGGGACGGGGGCGCGCCGACGTCCGGTCGTGGGCACCGTGGAGCTGAGTGCGGGCGGGCCGGCTCGTCGTGTCGAGCCCGGCGTGGGCGGCGTGCCCCGCCCGCGCGTTCGACAAGGCGATGTCCGCTACCACGCCGGACGGCTGGGGTCAGGACCGGGGAGTTGCGGACCCGGTCCTGACCCATTTTCCCCTGTCAGCCGAGGGTGTCCGCGGTCCAGGTCCGGCCACCGCGCACCGCGCGGTCGCCCATCGGTAACGACGGGCGTCTCAGGTCACCTACCGCGGACGATCGCGACGGCGACCCGGCAGAACTCGTCCATGTCAGGGTTGAAGCCGGCCGCGATGTCGGGATGCAGCCCCGCCCGGGTCTCGTCGAGCAACCGCTGGCAGACCTGCTCGACCGGCTCGCCCGCGTAGCCGGCGCGGACCCGGTCGGTGGCCGCCTGCAGCGCCGAGGTCAGCTGATCCTCCAGCGGGCCACGCAGCTTCTGCTGCACCGCATCGAGCCCGCGCGGGTCGAGCGTGACATGTGGCTCGGACATCGGCGCTCCCTTCGTCGGCGTCCGCGGTACCCCACCGCGGTCGTCGGTCAAACCACCTTCGGTACGGCGGCCACCCGCACCTGGTACGAGAAGTCCTCGGCCGGCTCCTCGACGTACGACAGCCGGCGGATCTGCCGGTCGTCGTCGTAGAGGGCGACGTCCACGAGGACCCCGAGGTGGGCCAGGCCGATGTTCGTCACCCGCTTCTTGTCCTGGAGCACCGCGCACACCCCGCCGAGCAGGGTGCTCGCGTCGGAGGTGCGGTGCCCCGGCGGGCAGCGGAGGACCACGTCCACCTCGACGGGCCCGGACAGCGGCGTCCAGCCGGTGCGCTGTGCCGCCGCGCAGGCCGCCTCGAGCAGGGCGCGCACCCTCGTCGCCTGCCGATGGCCGGCGGCGAAGATGGACAGCGCCTCGGTCTTGACCGGTGGCAGGCCGCTCACCTCGAACGTCAGGGCGAGAGCGCGGGTGTCCTGCACGACGGCACCTCCTCGTTGCGGACGATCCTGCCCAACCGGTCGGGTGGCGGAGGGAGTTCCGGTGAGAACCAACCGATCGGACCAGGTCGGGGTCGGCCGGAGGCGTATCGACGTCGGCGGCGTACGCGCTGGCAGCGGAGCTAGGAAAAAGCTAATGCACCGTGCGCACCCTGGGTAGCCTCGCCGCTCACTGGGTGGGACCGGGCGTGAAGACGCAGAACTCGTTGCCCTCGGGGTCGGCCAGCACCCACCAGCGCACCGCGTCGTCCGGCTCGCGCAGCAGCGTCGCGCCGGCCCGGACCAGCGCGGACGGCTCCGGCTCGTCGAGGTCGACGTCCCAGTGCATCCGGTTCTTGACGGTCTTGCCCTCGGGCACCGGATTGAAGATCCACTCGTCGAACGGGAAGCCGGCGGCGCCGATCAGCGACGCGGCGTCCCAGCCGGTGATCTCCACGTCTCCGCCGAGCACGCCGGCCCACCAGCGAGCCAACCGCTCCGGCTGCGCGGCGTCGACGACCAGTTCCATCGGCCCGGGTGAGGTGTCCGGGCCGGCGGCGAAGACGCAGAACTCGTTGCCGTCCGGGTCGGCCAACACCCACCACTCGATCTCCCGGTCCGGCGCTCGGACGACGCGGGCGCCCGCGGCGACCAGCTCCGCGGGATCGGCGCCGGCCATGCGCAGCTCCAGGTGGACGCGGGTCTTGACGGTGCGCGGCTCGGGCACCCGGTTGACCCAGATCGACGCGGGGCCGGGGCCGCCCGGATCGTCGACCCGGGTGTCGCCGTCACCGAGGTCCACCAAATCGCCGCCGAGCACCCGGGCCCAGAAGGTCCCAGACACCTGGGGGTCTGCGGCGTCCAGACAGAGGTCCTTGAAGCGTGCGCGCATCTGCCCATTCTGCGCGGCGCCGGCACGGCGGGGTGACCCCGGCCACAGCGGCGCGCGGTGGTCCGCGTCGCGGCGCCGCCATGTTTCGCGAGTTGGCAGGTCGGGCAGTGTTGGGGCCACGAAACGTCCGGGATCGGTCAGTGGCTGGTCACCGTCCCGACCGTCTCGCCGTGCGCCGGGGCACGGTGACCCTCCCCGGCTGTTGGCCGATCAGAGGGGAGGGGTGATGAGCGACCCTGACGAGGCCGGACGTCGACGCCGACCACGGGCGCGCGTGGTGGCGGCGGCCGCCGCGGTGGCGCTGGCGGCGCCCTTGGCGGGCTGCGGTTCCGGTGGGGACGGCGGCACACCCACGATCAACCTGTACTACCCGCCGGAGCAGAACCTTCAGAAGGTCGTGGACACCTGCAACGCGCAGGCCGGCGGTCGCTACGAGATCGTCTACCGGGTGCTGCCGCGGCAGGCCGACGACCAGCGGGTGCAGATGGTCCGCCGGCTCGCCGCCGAGGACAGCGGCATGGACGTGCTCGGCCTCGACGTGACCTGGACGCAGGAGTTCGCCAGCGCGAACTGGATCCGGGAGTGGACCGGACCGGACCGGGCCGAGGTGGAGCAGGGCACCCTCGCCGGCCCGCTGGAGACCGCGCGTTACCAGGACAAGCTCTACGCGGCGCCGAAGAACACCAACGTCCAGTTGCTCTGGTACCGCAAGGACCTGGTGCCGGAGCCGCCGAAGACCTGGGATCAGATGATCTCGGTCGCGCAGGACCTGAAGCAGCAGGGCAAGCCTTACCAGGTGCTCACCATGGGCGCGCAGTACGAGGGACTGGTGGTCCTCTACAACACCCTCGCGGAGAGCGCGGGCGGCCGGATCCTCAGCGAGGACGGCCGCAAGGCGGTGATGGACCAGGGCACCGTGCGGGCGCTGGAGCAGTTGCAGAAGTTCGCCGCGTCCGGCGTGACCTCACCGTCGTTCACCAACGCCACCGAGGACCCGGTCCGGCTGGAGTTCCAGTCCGGCGCCGGCGCGTTCCAGGTGAACTGGCCGTTCGTCTACCCGGCGATGCAGGAGGCCAACCCGGAGCTGGCCGAGCAGGTCGCCTGGGCCCGGATCCCCGGCATCGACGAGAACACGCCGAGCAAGGTCACCATCGGCGGGGTCAACATGGCGGTCAGCGCCTACTCGAAGCACCCGGAGCTGTCGTTCGAGGTCGCCAAGTGCCTCCGTAACGAGCAGAACCAGAAGTTCTCCGCGATCAATGACGGCGTGCCGCCGACGATCGAGAAGGTCTACGACGACCCGGAGATGACCGAGGCGTACCCGATGAAGGAGACGATCCTCGAGGAGCTGAAGGAGCCGGCGGTGCGTCCGCTGACGCCGGCGTACCAGAGCATCTCCACCGTGATGTCGGCGGTGCTCTCCCCGCCGTCGGCGATCCGCCCGCAGCAGACCGCGGACGAACTGCGCGCGGCCATCGCCGACGCGCTCGAGTCGAAGGGGGTGCTGCCGTGAGTGCGCAGGCGAGCGCCGACGAGACCGCCACCCGCACCGGCCGGCACGCCACGGTGCCCGCCCAGCGGTCCCGCCGGGGCCGCCCGCCGCTGAGCGAGAACAAGAAGGCCGAGCGGCGGCTCGGCTGGCTGCTCTGCGCGCCCGCCGCGCTGGTCATGCTCGCGGTGACGGCGTACCCGATCATCTACTCGGTCTGGTTGTCGCTGCAGCGCTTCGACCTGCGCTTCCCTGACCAGCGCGAGTTCATCGGGCTGGAGAACTACGTCACCGTGCTGAGCAACGAGTTCTGGTGGACCGCGTTCGGGGTGACGGCGCTGATCACCGTGGTCACCGTCGCGATCGAGCTAGTCCTCGGCATGGGGTTGGCGCTGATCATGCACCGGACGCTGGTCGGCCGGGGCATCGTCCGGACCGCGGCCCTGATCCCGTACGGGATCGTCACGGTGGTCGCCGCGTTCTCCTGGCGGTACGCCTGGACGCCCGGCACCGGGTACCTGGCCGACCTGTTCAGCGACGGCGCGCCGCTCACCGAGCGGGCCAGCTCGCTGGCGATCATCATGCTGGCCGAGATCTGGAAGACCACCCCGTTCATGGCGCTGCTGCTGATGGCCGGGCTGGCGCTGGTGCCGGAGGACCTGCTGAAGGCGGCCTCGACCGACGGGGCGACCGCCTGGCAGCGGTTCACCAAGGTGATGCTGCCGGTGATGAAGCCGGCGATCCTGGTCGCGCTGCTGTTCCGCACGCTGGACGCGTTCCGGGTCTTCGACAACATCTTCGTGCTGACCGCGGGCGGCAACGAGACGTCGTCGGTGTCGATGCTCGCCTACAACAACCTGATCCGGGGTCTGAACCTCGGCATCGGGTCGACGATGTCGGTCTTGATCTTCATCACCGTGGCGATCATCGCGTTCGTCTTCGTGAAGCTCTTCGGCACCGCTGCCCCGGGCAGCTCGGACGACGAGAGGCGTTGAGATGGCTACCGAAACCACGCGAGCCAGACTGCGGTGGGGACTGCTGGACGTCATCGTCGTCGTCTTCGCGCTGATCCCGGTGCTCTGGATCGCGTCGCTGTCGTTCAAGACCCCGGCCACGCTCACCGACGGGAAGTTCATCCCCCGGGAGTGGACGCTGGACAACTACCGGACGATCTTCGACACCGACCAGTTCGTCCGAGCCCTGATCAACTCGATCGGCATCGCGCTGATCGCCACCCTGGTCGCGGTGGTGCTCGGCGCGATGGCCGCGTACGCGATCTCCCGGTTGGACTTCCCCGGCAAGAAGCTGCTGGTCGGCGTCTCGCTGCTGATCGCGATGTTCCCTCAGGTGTCGCTGGTGTCCCCGCTGTTCGAGATCGAACGGCAGCTCGGCCTCTTCGACACCTGGCCGGGGTTGATCCTGCCGTACATCACCTTCGCCCTGCCGCTGGCTATCTACACGCTGTCGGCGTTCTTCAAGCAGATCCCGTGGGACCTGGAGAAGGCGGCGAAGATGGACGGCGCCACCCAGGGCCAGGCGTTCCGGCGGGTGATCGCGCCACTGGCCGCGCCCGGGCTGTTCACCACGGCGATCCTGGTCTTCATCTTCTGTTGGAACGACTTCCTGTTCGCCATCTCGCTGACCTCCACCGAGCGTTCGCGCACGGTGCCGGCGGCGCTGTCGTTCTTCACCGGAGCGTCGCAGTTCGAGGACCCCACCGGGGCTATCTGCGCCGCGGCCGTGGTGATCACCGTTCCGATCATCCTGTTCGTGCTCTTCTTCCAGCGCCGCATCGTCTCCGGCCTGACCTCCGGCGCAGTCAAGGGATAGGTGGTAGTCGTGGCTGACATCGTGCTCGACAAAGTGAGCAAGAGGTTCCCGGACGGGACCGTGGCGGTGCAGGACGTCGACCTGGAGATCGCCGACGGCGAGTTCGTGATCCTGGTCGGACCCTCCGGCTGCGGGAAGTCCACCACACTCAACATGATCGCCGGGTTGGAGGACATCAGCTCCGGCGAGCTGCGGATCGGTGGCGAGCGGGTCAACGACCGGGCGCCGCGGGAGCGGGACATCGCCATGGTCTTCCAGTCCTACGCCCTCTACCCGAACATGACCGTCCGGGAGAACATGGCCTTCCCGCTGCGGCTGGCGAAGCTGGACAAGGAGACGATCAACGACAAGGTGGCGGAGGCGGCGAAGGTCCTGGAGCTGACCCCGCTGCTGGACCGCAGGCCGGCCAACCTCTCCGGTGGCCAGCGGCAGCGGGTCGCGATGGGCCGGGCGATCGTCCGGCAGCCCAAGGCCTTCCTGATGGACGAGCCGCTGTCCAATCTGGACGCCAAGCTGCGGGTGCAGATGCGTACGGTGGTGTCCCGCCTGCAGAAGCAGCTCAGCACCACCACCGTCTACGTCACCCACGACCAGACCGAGGCGATGACTCTCGGCGACCGGGTGGTCATCATGCGCGGCGGGGCGGTGCAGCAGGTCGGCCCGCCGCAGGAGCTGTACGACCACCCGCGCAACCTGTTCGTGGCCGGTTTCATCGGCTCGCCGTCGATGAACTTCCTGCACGCCGCCGTGGAGGAGGGCAGGCTGCGGACGGCTCTCGGTGACGTGCCGGTCGGCGACCGGCTCCGGCGGCAGCTGGAGGGCGCGGACGCGCCCCGGGAACTGATCCTCGGCGTCCGGCCCGAGCACTTCGAGGACGCCGAGCTGGTCGACGAGGAGACCCGCCGGCGGGGCATGGAGTTCGAGGCCCCGGTCGAGATCGTCGAGTCGATGGGCTCGGACAAGTACGTCTACTTCACCGTCGAGGGCGAGCGGGCCAGCGCCGCCGAGCTGGAGGAGTTGGCCGCCGACGCGGGCGCGGCCGACTTCACCGGAGCCGGGGCCAGCCTGGTCACCCGGCTGTCGGCGGAGTCGCCCGTGGCCGAGGGGCAGAGCCGGCGAGTCTGGTTCAACCTGGAGAAGATCCACCTGTTCGACCCGTCGAACGGCCGCAACCTGACGCTGCACGAGGGCCGCGCCGCGGGGGCGCTGGTCGACTGAGGACGCACGGCACACGGGGCCGGCGGGGCGGGTGCCCGGCCGGCCCCGCCGTCTCGGTGCCCCCCAAGCGACGGACGTCTATGACACGATGACCGCCGATGCATGCGGTGACGCCACGTGTGGCGGCGCCGCCTCTCCGTCGCTGCCAGCCGCGGCGGATCCGGGTCAGGACGACGTAGAACGGGGTGCAACGTCAGTGAAGATTCCTTCGTGGAGGGCTGCTGTCGCCGGCGGCGGAGCGCTTCTGCTCGCCAGCGCGGCGGCGGCGGTGGTGGGTCAACTCCCCTCGGCCGCCGAGGACACGCCGCCCGGCATCGAGGAGGACTACAGCTACCCGGGTGCCGCGAAGGTGCTGGCCGACAAGGGCATCACGCTCGTCAAGGGTGACGGCCACATCGTGCTCGCCGACTGCGGCGCCAATCCGAACAACCCCCCGGCGGATCTGATCCTGGTCCAGAGCAACGACCTCAGCCTCCCGGCGGGCAGCAACTTCTGCTTTCGTCCGAAGGGGACGTCGGGCTACCTGACGATGGAGATCCCGATGGTCTACTTCGTCCGCGGAGACAGCACCAACACGGTCGCGGCGAAGGTCGAGGTCGCGGACGATCCGACGGTCGTCGAGGTCGAGCAGGTCGACCCGGGCGAGTGGCAGCCCGTGGGCATCGGGCAGTCGCGCGGCGACGCCACCATCCTCGAGCTGCGTTTCCCCTTCACGTCCTGACGTGTCCACCCAAGGTGGCTAGGGTCGGGGCCGTGGCGATCGAGTGGACCAGCAGGGTGAACCGGGCTTTCCTCCTGCGTGACGCGCTCGACCTGACGGGCGTCCGGTTGGCCGAGTTGGTCGGCCGGCCGGACGCCCGCGGGCGGGTCGAGGCGCGCGAGGCGAGCGCCGCTCGGCGCCGGGGCGGGACCAGCGGCCCGGTTCCGGAGTCGGTTCTCCGGCTGCGCATCGACCCCGAACGGGTGGAACCGCCGCCACCCGGCGCGTACCTCACGGTCGTCGCCGACGCGTTCGTCGAGGTCCTCGACTGGAAGGCCGCGGCGCTGGTGAGTG from Micromonospora sp. WMMD812 harbors:
- a CDS encoding amylo-alpha-1,6-glucosidase, producing the protein MINIRFGPQVCTRLSGGATREWLVTDGLGGYAMGTVSGLRTRRYHGLLVVAGDTPASRWVGLVSLDPAVRLPSGAQVRLGAHEWSSGDVDPRGFELLEQFALVDGVPRWRWRIGDVVIEREVAMLHGRSCVAVVHRLVSGGPVRLDLSAACTWRDAHGERRADGPTPRVEPVDGGAVVEGAFRLAGPDWTPTGQWWLGVHHREEAARGLHPNEDLWYAGRFSGALERPGDTLSVLAWKHDPAPEPPPATEIVALARRRNREVVAAAKPADDVEATLALAADAFVVRTDDAPAEVVAGYPWFGAWSRDTMTSYEGLFLCTNRAELGRALLRSYAATLSQGMLANTADTGRVEYNTVDGTLWFLHAVSRHVTVTGDTDLGDELLPALRAVVDAHVAGTRYGIGVDPADGLLTQGAPETALTWMDARVYGVPVTPRTGKPVEVNALWVNGLAAVAELTELTGQDAAGLWRRHEQASASFRQRFPAPVGWLHDVVDAPAPAYPLGGSAHHDDDSLRPNQLLAWSLPYAPLEPDEPTLRRISAALLTPLGPRSLAPDAPEFVGRHRGGPAERDGGYHQGTVWPWLFGPYVDACRRAKVPVDEAFVGLEAHLAEYGLGSVSETADGLPPHGATGCPFQAWSVAEVLRAHRARR
- a CDS encoding glucosidase, producing MITDRSSSDAPAPDAERIRLAQADSGEQDWRAWGPYLSERAWGTVREDYSEHGTAWDYFPHDHARSRAYRWNEDGMAGVCDDRQTFCFALALWNGTDPILKERMFGLGGDGGNHGEDVKEYWWYEDSTPTHSWMRWRYHYPQAAFPYDELVAVNALRGRDDTEYELVDTGIFDDDRYWAVSVDYAKASPTDLCIVVTVANRGDRAATLHVLPTLWFRNTWAWGLPGADRLPRLVGEGSRLVGEHWVLGQVLLEGDGTPTPLLCDNDTNAERLWGLPGRSPYPKDGINDHVVNGAATVNPDREGTKGALHYVLDVPAGGQRQIRLRLTRTATPPADGPVPAADLGDGFDAVVWARRAEANRFFAGVVPATATADEALVARQAIAGLMWGKQFYHFDVKRWLEGDPGSSPPPAGRRHGRNSHWWHMTSFDVISMPDPWEYPWYAAWDLAFHCVSIARVDPAFAKAQLLLLLREWYLHPNGQIPAYEWAFGDVNPPVHAWAALKVFEIDGGRDHEFLARVMHKLLLNFTWWVNRKDTGGNNVFEGGFLGLDNVGPFDRSAALPVAGVLEQSDGTGWMAMYALNMLDIAIVLAEHDHTWVDTATKFFEHFTYIAAAAYSQGLWDDEDAFFYDVLRLADGTKVPLKVRSVVGLLPLAAVTRVTARTLHHLPELGARLRWFLTNRPEYAEVVGTRRLGPDGRQQRLLSMVGPEQMVRLLARMLDADEFLSEYGLRTLSRAHLDKPFAVTLGGQEFAVGYEPAESTSGLFGGNSNWRGPIWMPTNFLLISALRDYAAFYGDDLQVEYPTRSGVKRTLNEIADDLSARLIALFTRDGWGRRPIYGACQIFQTHPDWRDLIAFPEYFHGDNGAGLGAWHQTGWTALVADLILTLRR
- a CDS encoding TetR/AcrR family transcriptional regulator, encoding MSEPADAGAERDLIVAVARRLAEAEGWAAVSPRRLAERADLTVAEVYRHFADREAIAAAVAVRGFAELAATIAAARTPGADRARGAWPGVVTAYLDFAYANPEVYDAMLAHTPDLTLGAVPVPAAPQAAFAELRATLAPLAGGRDVDVLAEVGWSVLHGVVMLTRGGRLRPAGQEEREAMIAESLFDRS
- a CDS encoding HAD family hydrolase → MTLDGEGRRRGQVLVFDADDTLWENNVVFERVIDDFLAWLDHPTLDRGEIRAILDDIERANAVAHGYGSKVFLRSLGECLERLRERPATDTERHEIDRLAVALVEHRIELMPGVAEALDELAGRHELLLLTKGEHEEQQRKLDTSGLLHHFRAAHIVREKDAETYRWLVREHGIDPAGAWMVGNSPRSDILPARAAGLNAVFIPNENTWVLEDEELDPTDRGVLRLAAFPDLLRHF
- a CDS encoding VOC family protein — translated: MRARFKDLCLDAADPQVSGTFWARVLGGDLVDLGDGDTRVDDPGGPGPASIWVNRVPEPRTVKTRVHLELRMAGADPAELVAAGARVVRAPDREIEWWVLADPDGNEFCVFAAGPDTSPGPMELVVDAAQPERLARWWAGVLGGDVEITGWDAASLIGAAGFPFDEWIFNPVPEGKTVKNRMHWDVDLDEPEPSALVRAGATLLREPDDAVRWWVLADPEGNEFCVFTPGPTQ
- a CDS encoding ABC transporter substrate-binding protein, whose translation is MSDPDEAGRRRRPRARVVAAAAAVALAAPLAGCGSGGDGGTPTINLYYPPEQNLQKVVDTCNAQAGGRYEIVYRVLPRQADDQRVQMVRRLAAEDSGMDVLGLDVTWTQEFASANWIREWTGPDRAEVEQGTLAGPLETARYQDKLYAAPKNTNVQLLWYRKDLVPEPPKTWDQMISVAQDLKQQGKPYQVLTMGAQYEGLVVLYNTLAESAGGRILSEDGRKAVMDQGTVRALEQLQKFAASGVTSPSFTNATEDPVRLEFQSGAGAFQVNWPFVYPAMQEANPELAEQVAWARIPGIDENTPSKVTIGGVNMAVSAYSKHPELSFEVAKCLRNEQNQKFSAINDGVPPTIEKVYDDPEMTEAYPMKETILEELKEPAVRPLTPAYQSISTVMSAVLSPPSAIRPQQTADELRAAIADALESKGVLP